A stretch of DNA from Candidatus Hydrothermales bacterium:
GAGATAAAAAGGTAGGTTATGCTTATACGCGGCTAAAAAGAAAAGAGAAAACAAGAGAGATCTATCAAAAAATGTACTTAAAGGTTATCCAACTTGGTCAAGTTCAAGAGCTTTTTGCCACAACTATAGTTAATACTGATGAGAACTACACTCCTAAGAATTTTGATTTTATTTTAGAGTCCCTACAACAGAAAATGAAAGTAAGAGGTTTTTTTAAAAAGGATAAACTTTTTCTTAATGTTGAAACTCCTGAATTTAAAAGAGATCTAACTCTTGATGTTCATGGGATTTCACAACTTCCTGTGACACTTGAAAAGTTAATAGAGGAGGGCAAAATAAAGAACAAAATGGAATTTTCTTATTTTGATCCAACCACTTTTAAAATGGAAAAGGGAGTAGTGGAATATTTAGGTAAATCGGAAGTTGATTATAAGGGAAAGAAAATTTTGGCTGATCACTATAGGATGAAGGTTTCAGTGCTTGTTACCGATGTGTGGTTAGATGAAAAGGGAATTTTACGTCAAGAAACTCAGCCTCAAATGGTTTTTTTAAGGGAAAGCCCAGATGAGGCAGTTAAGATAGAGGGTAGACCATTAAATATTCTTCTTAGATTTGCAGTTAAGCCTGAAGGAAAAAAGATAGACGAATCAAAGAGAGATAACTATAAAAGAGCTGTTTATCGTTTAAGTAACATAGATTTATCTGCATTAGATATTGAGCTTGCTTCACAAAGGATTTTAGAGAAAGGAGAGGATTATGTAGTGATAGAGACTTTTAAAGATGAAGTGAGGGACGTTTCTAAGATCGACACTACAGGTGTTTCAAAGTATTTAAAACCATCTGCTTTTATTCAATCTGATGATCCTCTTATTATTGATTTTGCTAAAAAGGGAGCTAAAACTTTTTCTAATTACAAAGAG
This window harbors:
- a CDS encoding transglutaminase domain-containing protein; the protein is MAKRRLVIITALGIIFLILLFYYLKPGTAPYIVKEEELEKIPTEEAIFGYEKTDELWMGVYVGDKKVGYAYTRLKRKEKTREIYQKMYLKVIQLGQVQELFATTIVNTDENYTPKNFDFILESLQQKMKVRGFFKKDKLFLNVETPEFKRDLTLDVHGISQLPVTLEKLIEEGKIKNKMEFSYFDPTTFKMEKGVVEYLGKSEVDYKGKKILADHYRMKVSVLVTDVWLDEKGILRQETQPQMVFLRESPDEAVKIEGRPLNILLRFAVKPEGKKIDESKRDNYKRAVYRLSNIDLSALDIELASQRILEKGEDYVVIETFKDEVRDVSKIDTTGVSKYLKPSAFIQSDDPLIIDFAKKGAKTFSNYKEAAKNLTFYVYNYLEKKAVVSFPSALDVLKMKKGDCNEHSVLFTASARALGIPSEIAVGLVFTEGYFYYHAWNAIYLDKWIFVDPTFGQFPADPLHIMLKLGGVEKQADVMAVVGKIKIEVIELK